From the genome of Phytohabitans rumicis, one region includes:
- a CDS encoding ABC transporter ATP-binding protein has product MTDALALRGLVKRFDTKVAVAGVDLDVPAGSFYGLLGPNGAGKTTTLSMAVGLLRPDAGAAWVLGHDVWADPVRAKALLGVLPDGVRLFDRLSGAELLAYHGLLRGMDQAVVEQRAKELLDVLALADAGRTLVVDYSAGMKKKIGLACALLHAPRLLVLDEPFEAVDPVSAALIRDILHRYVAGGGTVIFSSHVMEVVERLCTHVAILAEGAIKRVGTLADVRGERSLEDVFVEVVGGRTATGEELAWL; this is encoded by the coding sequence ATGACGGACGCACTGGCGTTGCGGGGGCTGGTCAAGCGGTTCGACACGAAGGTGGCCGTGGCCGGCGTCGACCTGGACGTACCGGCCGGCTCCTTCTACGGCCTGCTCGGCCCGAACGGCGCCGGCAAGACCACCACCCTCTCGATGGCCGTCGGGCTGCTGCGCCCGGACGCGGGCGCAGCCTGGGTCCTGGGGCACGACGTGTGGGCCGACCCGGTGCGGGCCAAGGCACTGCTGGGCGTCCTGCCTGATGGCGTACGGCTCTTCGACCGGCTCAGCGGGGCCGAGTTGCTCGCGTACCACGGTTTGCTGCGCGGCATGGACCAGGCGGTCGTCGAGCAGCGTGCCAAGGAACTGCTCGACGTGCTGGCCCTCGCCGACGCCGGCCGTACCCTCGTCGTCGACTACTCGGCCGGCATGAAGAAGAAGATCGGGCTGGCCTGCGCCCTGTTGCACGCCCCTCGCCTGCTCGTGCTGGACGAGCCGTTCGAGGCGGTCGACCCGGTCTCCGCCGCGTTGATCCGCGACATCCTGCACCGGTACGTCGCCGGTGGCGGCACGGTGATCTTCTCCAGCCACGTGATGGAGGTGGTGGAGCGGCTCTGCACGCACGTCGCGATCCTCGCCGAGGGCGCGATCAAGCGGGTGGGCACGCTGGCCGACGTGCGTGGCGAACGGTCGCTGGAAGACGTGTTCGTCGAGGTGGTCGGCGGTCGCACCGCGACCGGCGAGGAGCTGGCATGGCTATAG